The following coding sequences lie in one Myxococcus xanthus genomic window:
- a CDS encoding tRNA (5-methylaminomethyl-2-thiouridine)(34)-methyltransferase MnmD, with product MSTAPEANPRDGDFELITLRNGARAVRHLGHGEVMHPSVGPWQEALRLYVEQARLADRLRQPGPPLVIHDVGLGAATNAVAALTCARSLGAEQRRLLEVVSFEVDLAPLRLALADAEGFPFLQPFRDAAQTLMRDGVWEAEGIRWRLLLGDAVPHLDGALPVADLVYFDPFSPASNPEMWTESVLARVRRHCREDGVGTLLLTYSAATPTRVTLLLAGFFVGAGVSTGTKGETTVGATRRESLEAPLGERWLERWKRSSSRAPHGGQLTPDIEARVLAHPQWRSASE from the coding sequence GTGAGCACCGCACCCGAAGCCAACCCGCGCGACGGCGACTTCGAGCTCATCACCCTGCGCAATGGCGCTCGCGCCGTGCGGCACCTGGGCCATGGCGAGGTGATGCACCCCTCCGTGGGGCCGTGGCAGGAAGCGCTGCGCCTCTATGTGGAGCAGGCACGGCTGGCGGACCGGCTGCGTCAGCCAGGGCCGCCGCTGGTGATTCATGACGTGGGGCTGGGCGCCGCCACCAACGCGGTGGCCGCGCTCACCTGTGCCAGGAGTCTGGGCGCGGAGCAGCGCCGGCTGCTGGAGGTGGTCAGCTTCGAGGTGGACCTGGCGCCGCTGCGGCTGGCACTGGCGGACGCCGAGGGCTTTCCCTTCCTCCAGCCGTTTCGTGACGCGGCGCAGACGCTGATGCGCGACGGGGTGTGGGAGGCGGAGGGCATCCGCTGGCGGCTGCTGCTGGGGGACGCGGTGCCGCACCTGGATGGCGCGCTGCCCGTGGCGGACCTCGTCTACTTCGACCCGTTCTCACCGGCGTCCAATCCGGAGATGTGGACCGAGTCGGTGCTGGCCCGTGTGCGCCGGCACTGCCGCGAGGACGGGGTGGGCACGCTGCTGCTCACGTACAGCGCGGCCACGCCCACGCGGGTGACGCTCCTGCTGGCCGGGTTCTTCGTGGGCGCGGGTGTGTCGACGGGGACGAAGGGCGAGACGACGGTGGGCGCCACGCGGCGGGAGTCGTTGGAGGCGCCGCTCGGAGAGCGGTGGCTGGAGCGATGGAAGCGCTCGTCCTCCCGGGCGCCTCATGGCGGGCAGCTCACGCCCGACATCGAGGCGCGCGTGCTGGCGCACCCGCAGTGGCGGTCCGCCTCCGAGTGA